The window CCAGCTAAATTAGTTGCATATGCAGGTCTTGATTGTACAGTTAGACAATCTGGTAATTTTAATGCTCAATAATCTACTAGAATGTCTAAACGTGGACCAGCATTATTAAGATATGCTTTAATTAATGCTGCTTGGCAAATTTCACTTTTAAACAATACATTTGCAAAATATTATCAATTAAAAAGAAATCAAGGTAAAAGACATTACTCTGCTTTGGGTCATGTTGCTAAAAAGTTAATTCATGTTATATTTAAAATCCTTAAGGATAATGTTGCCTTTGATCCTGAATCTTTAAGATAATTAATATTGTTTAAAAAGCACATCATTTAGTGCTAATTTTGTTATGTCTAAAATTTGATAACCTATCCAACTATATTTTTATTAATTTATACTTGACAAATCATAGTTGGGCTCCTTCAACTTTACTAATTTATAGTTATTATATGTTCAAAAAATACAAAAGTCAAATCACTTCTCTCAGTCTAAAAATATTTAAAAACAAGGTTTTTGGGAATATTTAAAATTAAAATTTTTTCAGTATTAAAAAGAAAAAGGCCAAAATTTTTGGCCTAAAAATCAAAAAAATTATTTAAAATGTATAACCTGCTTCAAATCCAACTATACCTTTTCCATACCCTGCATAAAACCCTACATTGTATTTATCATTTATTTTTCCACCTAGGGTAACTTTTCCTATAAAATTAGGTACAACAGATATAAGAGAAGTATCATTATTTGTTACTTTTACAATTCCTACTCCTGTTCCTGTTTCTAATCCTACGTAAAATTTATTTTTTGTACCCTCTACTTTAACATTAAAATCTACTTCAAACCCAACATTAGCTGTCATTCCTCCGCCAAAAGCTGGTGGATACACATAAGTATCTCCAGTAACTGAAAGCTCCGGTCCAAATGTAATGTCAAAATTTCTATTTATTTCAGCTTTCCACTCCGGAGTATAACTTACATTTAATGTTGGTGAAAGAATTGTCAATCCTACTCCTCCTTCAACTTTATGTTTTGGACCTGTAATTTTTGCTGAAAATGAAGTCAAACCAGCTACAATTGCTAATACTAATAACGTTTTTTTCATTTTTCCTCCTAAACTTTATTATTTTAACTATTGTAACATTTTATAAAATAAATGCACAAAATATTATTATATCAAAGTAATTTTTATGTTAAAATTATTTTGTTTTAGGATTATATGAAGAAATCACAATTTCATCATATTTTATTTCCTCTATATTTAATTTTTCTAGTATTAATTTTTGGTATATTTCTAGAAACATTTTTATAGGGGATTTATTTTTATATTTAGATTTATATAAACTATTCATATTTGATATTATGTAATTTATATCATCTTGTGTGTAATTATCAATATCACGTGATTTTGGTATAAATCTTCTTAATAAAGTATGTATGTTCTCTACATGTGGTTTTTGATTTGGACTTTTAGGATCACAATAAAATATTTTACATCTACTTGTATAGGAATCATATACACTTTTACATATAGCATCGAATTTTAAAAATTCACTACCTTGATCTGTTAACAGGAGTCCAAATAATCTTCTAAAATTTCTATGCCCTATTCTTTTTTCTAACCAATCAAATATTTTAACTATACTTTGTGGTTGTTTATTAGCTATAAATAGAGTCATTAAATACCCTTTTACTTGATTTACATTACTTCCATGTACTAAGTCTAATTCACATATTGTACAATTTTTGTTTTCTTCAACATATTTTAAAAAATCTTTATACTCTTTGCCACTTAGAAGTTCTTTTCTACTAATTAGTTGATAACTTTCTTTTTTATTTTCTTCTTTCATTTTCTTTATTTTCTTTTTATTGTATTTAATAATCCCCTTATCAATCCAGTTATATATTGTTTTTTTAGAAATTTTTTCTTCATATTCCATCTCTAGATAACTGAGTATATGTGTTATTGGTTGTCCCTTTTTTAATCCTTTTTGTATTGTAGGTAATAGTTTTTCTTGTTTACTACCTTTACTTGTTCTCTTATTTCTATCATATGATTCCTGTGCTATTTTAGGATCATAAATTACATAATCATAACTACAAGTATTACTTTGATACCTAGGGCATTTATTACATACTATTGGTTGTTTCTTTAATAAATCACATATATGAAATTCTACATCTTCTATATGATTGCCTATAGATTTATCGTTAAATTTTAAAATCCTTCTATTTCTAATTTCTCTCATTATCGTATGATATGATACATCTAATATTTTTGCTATTTCTGTAATTGTTTTACCTTCTCTTATGTATAATTCTAATCTTATTCTATCTTCATATTTTAAATTTTGTTTCATTTTTATTAATCTTTCTTTTGAACAAATTTGTGCATTTGATATTTTTGACTTTTGTGTATTTGTTTTTACACTATGCAATCGTGACTTTTACAACCTAACTTAAAAAAACACCTCTCAGGCTTGCAAATACAACTCTTTTTTTGTGAAGTATTTATTTAACAATTGTGTTACAATGTGATATAATTTTAATAATAATAAATTTTGAAAGTAAGTTGAATTCAATGTTTTTAGCAATAGTCCCAACAAAAAATAATATACACGTTTACGCTAAACGTAAATATAGAGATCCTAAAACTAGAAAATTAGTAACTAAAACTTACTCAAAACTTGGCTCTGTAAGTGGTCAAGATAAACTTAATGAAGAGCAAATAAAATACTTCAATGCTCTTATCGATGAATTAAATAAAAAAGAAGAAATCGAAAAAAACTTAATAGGAAAGAAATAAATATAGATGAAAATTTTGATATTAACAATATAATTTCTAGAAAGAATCTAGGAACTTTATTCATTTCAGATATATTTGAAAAACTTAACATTTCAAATACATGTTACGAACTTAAAAATAAAGAACACTACTCTATTGCTGAAGTATTAAGGTTTCTTGTATACACTAGAATACTTTTTCAAAGTTCTAAATTAGATAATATAAAATATATTGAACAAATGCCTGATAAATTCAAATTTCAATTACATGACATATATAGAGCTTTAAAAGTTTTTTCTGAAAACAAAACAAAAATTTTAAATGGTGTTCATCAATTTTTATCTCACAATTTTAATATAGACAAATCATTTACTCATTATGATGTTACTAATTTTTACATGTATACTGATATTAATGATGAACAACAATATGCTCAATATGGATATAGTAAAGTAAATAATGGTAAGCCTATTGTACAGATGGGTTTAGTTACAGATAAAAATGGTATACCTTTAACTTACAAAATTTTTCATGGAAATACTCCAGATATTTCTACTTTAATACCATTTATTGAAGAAGCTAAAAAAGAATACAACTTTAAAAATAGTGTCATTATCGCTGATGCTGGACTTATCTCTTCAAATAATATAGCTGAAATATTAACAACAAATAGTAGTTACATAATTAAAGATAGAATTAAAAATATGAATGCAGATTTAAAAGCAATATTTGAAAAGACTATTAAAACTACTTTAATTGAAGCTGCTAATAAAGATAATGATACTGATAGAAATAAAGTATATACATACGGTATCTCTATAGCTAAAAATAAAAGAGTAATAACAACGATTAATGAAAAAAATGAAGAGGTTAAAAGAAATCTTAATTTAGATGAAAGATATATTTTCTTCTTTTCTCCTAAATATAAAAGACTTTTAGAACATAATAGAGAAGAAGTTTTAGAAAGAACTAAAGATAATTTAGAAAATCAAAACAAAATGGAAAAGAAAATACAAAAAAGAAACAAATTTGTAAAAGAAAATATTCAAATAGTTAATGCTCTTACTGGTGAAATTGTTGAAAGTAATCTAGAAACTTTAAAAGAATATGAATTGGATGAAAATTCTATAAAAGAAGATGCTAAATATGATGGATTCTCATTAATAGTTACTAATTTAGATCCTAAAGAAAATATTGATTCATATATATTAGAAACGTATTCTAAACAATATCAAATAGAACATATATTTAGAACTACAAAAACAGTTTTAAAAGCAAGACCTATTTTTGTATCTAAAAATGAAGCTATTGATGGACATTTTTTAACATGTTTCTTATCTTTATTAATAATAATGTTAATAAGACAAAAACTAAAAAACAAATATTCTATAGATGAAATTATGAAAACATTAAAAGAACATAATTATGTACATATAACTGATGCTAATGAATGTTTAATAGATTTATATAATAAATTTAGATTAGGTGATATAAAAAAATATCATACACCTAATACAGTAAAGCAATTACTTGCAAACACAAGAGAAAATAAGCAAAGAAGGAAGAAATTGTAACCTGTTAACTGGAAATTTAAATAGGGCTCAAACAGTAGTAAATACTAATATTAGAACCCTATTTTTTTAATTTTACCTGTAAAACTTAAGATAAAATAAAAATCAAGTAAGTACCTATTCTTATCCCAATTTTTCTTAAACATTTAATTTTATAAATATTTAAAAAACAAAAAACTCCATTAAATATGTCCTATTGAAATGAAAAAAATTATATGATATAATTGGTTGTAAATTAAAATTATTTAGGAGGTACTTTACATGGCAGTAAAAGTAGCAATTAACGGATTTGGAAGAATAGGAAGATTAGCATTAAGATTAATGATTAACGATCCTAATTTTGATGTTGTAGCCGTTAACGATTTATCAGATGCTAAAACTTTAGCTCATTTATTTAAATATGACTCAGCTCAAGGTAGATTTGATGGAACAGTAGAAGTTAAAGAAGGAGCATTTGTAGTAAATGGAAAAGAAATTAAATCTTTCGCAGATGCAGATCCTAAAAACTTACCTTGGGGAGAATTAGGTGTAGATGTAGTATTAGAATGTACAGGATTCTTCACAAAAAAAGAAAAAGCTGAAGCACATATAGAAGCTGGAGCTAAAAAAGTTGTTATTTCAGCACCTGGACAAGGAGATTTAAAAACAGTAGTATTCAATGTTAACCATGAAATTTTAGATGGAACAGAAACTGTAGTATCAGCAGCTTCTTGTACAACTAACTGTTTAGCACCTATGGCTAAAGTATTATCAGATAAATTTGGAATTGAAGCAGGAACAATGACAACTATACATGCTTATACAGGAGACCAAAATACTTTAGATGCACCTCATAGAAAAGGAGATTTAAGAAGAGCTAGAGCGGCGGCAGCTAACATAGTTCCTAACTCAACTGGAGCAGCTAAAGCAATAGGATTAGTTATACCTGAATTAGCTGGTAAATTAGATGGTGGAGCACAAAGAGTTCCTGTAGTAACTGGTTCATTAACTGAACTTGTTTCTATATTAAATAAAGATGTTACTAAAGATGAAATTAATGCAGCTATGAAAGCGGCAGCTAATGAATCATTTGGATACACTGAAGAAGAATTAGTATCTTCTGATATAATTGGATTAAAAGTTGGTTCATTATTTGATGCAACTCAAACTAAAGTATTTAAATTAGCTGATGGAAAAACTTTAGCTAAAACAGTATCTTGGTATGATAATGAAATGTCATATACTGCACAATTAATTAGAACATTAGATTACATTGTTAATTTATCTAAATAAGATATTTAAAATATAGATGTTTCACATCTTTGTGAAGCATCTTTTTATTTGCTAAAAAGATAAAAAAGTCTTGACAAAATCAAACTTTTTAGTATATACTTATATAGTAAAATTTCCTTTCCCACAAAGGAACCGTTATTCACAAAAAAATTAGGAGGATAGAAGTGAATAAAGATACAAAAATGCAAAAAAAAGAAGAAGTAGTAAGAAATTGGCACTTAGTTGATGCTGAAGGATTAGTACTTGGAAAATTAGCAGTAGAAATTGCTAAAAAATTAATTGGAAAAGATAAAGTTAGTTACACTCCACACGTTGATGGAGGAGATTATGTTGTTGTAGTAAATGCAGAAAAAATAGCAGTTACTGGTAAAAAATTAACTGATAAAAAATATTACAGACATAGTGGATTCCCTGGAGGATTAAAAACTAGAACATTAGAAGAAATGCTTGCTAAAAAACCAACTGATGTATTAAGAAAAGCTGTTGAAAGAATGTTACCTAAAAACAAATTAGGAAGACAAATGATTAACAGACTAAAATTAAATGTAGGACCAACTCATTCAAATGAAGCTCAAAAACCTACAAAAATGGAAATATAGGGAGGTATTTAAGTGAGTAAACAATTTTTAGGAACAGGTAGAAGAAAAACATCAGTAGCAAGAGTAAGATTAATACCAGGTCAAACAGGTGTTGTAATTAACGGAAAAGAAATGAGAGAATTTTTTGCTGGAAGAGAAATATTAGCAAAAATAGTTGAGCAACCATTAGAATTAACTGGGACATTAAATAAATTTGGTGTAATGGTTACAGTTCATGGTGGAGGAAATACTGGTCAAGCTGGAGCTATTAGATTAGGTATTTCAAGAGCCTTAGTAGAAAATGATTCTGAATTAAAGGCTGGATTAAGAGAAGCTGGATTCTTAACAAGAGATTCACGTATGGTTGAAAGAAAAAAATACGGGAAGAAAAAAGCAAGAAGAAGCCCACAATTCTCAAAACGTTAATATTATTAACAATAAAACAAAAATCAATAAAAGGCATAAACTTAGTATTTATGCCTTTTTATTATATTTATATTTTTATTCATAACGAAATAAAATTTATGAATTCCCTAAGTTTTAAACTTTTTTTTGTTAAATATTAAAAAATATAGTATAATAAAAGTATAAAATTATAAGTATTTTGACAACTTTTATAATTAAGAAAGAGGTTAAATTATGATAGAATACGAAAAATCTAATCGAAAAGTTTCATTTAAAGTTACAAATGAAGAAGAAAGAAATATAAATTCTGAAATAAGATTATTAGATATATCTTATGATAAATTTTTTTTAATTTTATTAAATTATTATAGTTCTCATAAAGTAAAAAAAGAACTAATTAAAACTACCCCTATCGAAGAATTAAATAAAAAAAGTGGAAAAATTCAATTTAATATTGATGAAAATCTATACAATAAAATTATAGAAATTGTAACCAAAGAACATGGATATAATTCAAAAAATGAAAAATCTATGTTTTTTAGAGACATGTGTTACACATTTTTTAATGAAAGCAACTCTAAAAGAAAAGAAATAATCTATGGAAAAATTATAAATAAAATAAAAGAAGCCAAAACACAAAATAAGAAAGTAAATTTCATATATAATAACGAAAACAAAAGTGTTACACCAATAGATATAAAGGAAGATAAAGAAAAGCAACACTTATACCTATTAGCTTATGATGAAAATAGCGAAGATAATTTTATTAATTTTAGAATTGATAAAATTTTAGAAGTAAGTCAATCATTATATCCAGCAGTTGATTTATCTAAAGATGAGTCCTTAATTCAGGTACTAAGTGAAATATATTTAAATTACAGCCCTTTCCTAAATTTTTCAAATATAAAAGTAATAGCTAAATTTACAGAAAAAGGTAAAAAAATATTAAAAGATATTTCAGTTAATAGGCCTTATTTTAATGTTGAGGATTTAAAAAATACTACAATTAAATTCAATTGCAGTATAAAACATGCTGAAATATATTTTTCACAGTTTTATAATGAAGTTGAAATACTTGAGCCAATAGAATTAAGAAATATATTTAAAAAGAAACTAAAAGAAACCTTAAAACTATATGAGAAAACTGGTGAATTATAATATGGATAAAAATCAAACAGAAAAAATGGAAGAATTATTTAATGAATTACAAAAAGATGAAATAGAATACGAAAAAATAAAAGAAGCAGAAAAGAAAACTGTATTTCTAGGAAATATGAAAAACGATTTTTTAATATTAACTTCAATAATAAAAGAATACTATAATGGAGATTTCTATATTCCAAGTTTAGATTTAACAATCATAATAGCCACTATTTCATATGTACTATTGCCCTTGGATGCAATACCTGATTTTATTCCAATTGTTGGATTTGTAGATGATATCACAATAATAAAATTATGTTTATCAAAAATAACAGAAACATTAAATAAATATAAAAAATACAAAGAGAATAAATAAAAAGGTGATTCAGGATTAAATCCTGTATTACCTTTTTTTCTGTATAATTTAATTACCAAACAAAATTAATAAAAAGGAGTGATAAACATGACCTCTAAAATCAAATTTATCTTTTCCAACTCTATTTTATCAATTATATCAAGTCCCACTCTTCACTAAATCACTTAACAAATATCGAAATTTCTATTAATAATTTTCACCTCTCTTAACTTTCATTACATATTGATGTCATATATTTAACTGTTGTGTTTACTATTGATATTAATAATATTTCTAAATATAAATTCCATAATATCCATGGTCAATAAATAACTTCTGTAACTCTAATGGACTATTATTTTATTTAATATAATTTGCAATATTTAATATTAATCAATAAAAATATATAAATTTTAATATATTCCTTATTTCCTGTAGAATAATAAAATCAGTTTATATAATATAAACTTTTGGGTACAAATATCTAAAATAAAGATATA is drawn from Streptobacillus canis and contains these coding sequences:
- the rplM gene encoding 50S ribosomal protein L13; the encoded protein is MNKDTKMQKKEEVVRNWHLVDAEGLVLGKLAVEIAKKLIGKDKVSYTPHVDGGDYVVVVNAEKIAVTGKKLTDKKYYRHSGFPGGLKTRTLEEMLAKKPTDVLRKAVERMLPKNKLGRQMINRLKLNVGPTHSNEAQKPTKMEI
- a CDS encoding YkvA family protein, with translation MDKNQTEKMEELFNELQKDEIEYEKIKEAEKKTVFLGNMKNDFLILTSIIKEYYNGDFYIPSLDLTIIIATISYVLLPLDAIPDFIPIVGFVDDITIIKLCLSKITETLNKYKKYKENK
- a CDS encoding IS1634 family transposase — its product is MSRKNLGTLFISDIFEKLNISNTCYELKNKEHYSIAEVLRFLVYTRILFQSSKLDNIKYIEQMPDKFKFQLHDIYRALKVFSENKTKILNGVHQFLSHNFNIDKSFTHYDVTNFYMYTDINDEQQYAQYGYSKVNNGKPIVQMGLVTDKNGIPLTYKIFHGNTPDISTLIPFIEEAKKEYNFKNSVIIADAGLISSNNIAEILTTNSSYIIKDRIKNMNADLKAIFEKTIKTTLIEAANKDNDTDRNKVYTYGISIAKNKRVITTINEKNEEVKRNLNLDERYIFFFSPKYKRLLEHNREEVLERTKDNLENQNKMEKKIQKRNKFVKENIQIVNALTGEIVESNLETLKEYELDENSIKEDAKYDGFSLIVTNLDPKENIDSYILETYSKQYQIEHIFRTTKTVLKARPIFVSKNEAIDGHFLTCFLSLLIIMLIRQKLKNKYSIDEIMKTLKEHNYVHITDANECLIDLYNKFRLGDIKKYHTPNTVKQLLANTRENKQRRKKL
- a CDS encoding IS30 family transposase, giving the protein MKQNLKYEDRIRLELYIREGKTITEIAKILDVSYHTIMREIRNRRILKFNDKSIGNHIEDVEFHICDLLKKQPIVCNKCPRYQSNTCSYDYVIYDPKIAQESYDRNKRTSKGSKQEKLLPTIQKGLKKGQPITHILSYLEMEYEEKISKKTIYNWIDKGIIKYNKKKIKKMKEENKKESYQLISRKELLSGKEYKDFLKYVEENKNCTICELDLVHGSNVNQVKGYLMTLFIANKQPQSIVKIFDWLEKRIGHRNFRRLFGLLLTDQGSEFLKFDAICKSVYDSYTSRCKIFYCDPKSPNQKPHVENIHTLLRRFIPKSRDIDNYTQDDINYIISNMNSLYKSKYKNKSPIKMFLEIYQKLILEKLNIEEIKYDEIVISSYNPKTK
- the gap gene encoding type I glyceraldehyde-3-phosphate dehydrogenase, yielding MAVKVAINGFGRIGRLALRLMINDPNFDVVAVNDLSDAKTLAHLFKYDSAQGRFDGTVEVKEGAFVVNGKEIKSFADADPKNLPWGELGVDVVLECTGFFTKKEKAEAHIEAGAKKVVISAPGQGDLKTVVFNVNHEILDGTETVVSAASCTTNCLAPMAKVLSDKFGIEAGTMTTIHAYTGDQNTLDAPHRKGDLRRARAAAANIVPNSTGAAKAIGLVIPELAGKLDGGAQRVPVVTGSLTELVSILNKDVTKDEINAAMKAAANESFGYTEEELVSSDIIGLKVGSLFDATQTKVFKLADGKTLAKTVSWYDNEMSYTAQLIRTLDYIVNLSK
- a CDS encoding WYL domain-containing protein; this translates as MIEYEKSNRKVSFKVTNEEERNINSEIRLLDISYDKFFLILLNYYSSHKVKKELIKTTPIEELNKKSGKIQFNIDENLYNKIIEIVTKEHGYNSKNEKSMFFRDMCYTFFNESNSKRKEIIYGKIINKIKEAKTQNKKVNFIYNNENKSVTPIDIKEDKEKQHLYLLAYDENSEDNFINFRIDKILEVSQSLYPAVDLSKDESLIQVLSEIYLNYSPFLNFSNIKVIAKFTEKGKKILKDISVNRPYFNVEDLKNTTIKFNCSIKHAEIYFSQFYNEVEILEPIELRNIFKKKLKETLKLYEKTGEL
- the rpsI gene encoding 30S ribosomal protein S9; the protein is MSKQFLGTGRRKTSVARVRLIPGQTGVVINGKEMREFFAGREILAKIVEQPLELTGTLNKFGVMVTVHGGGNTGQAGAIRLGISRALVENDSELKAGLREAGFLTRDSRMVERKKYGKKKARRSPQFSKR